The DNA region TGGATATTCTTTTCCCTCCGCCAGCATTTCCAGGTGGCCTATAACTACATTCACATGATGACCGGCTTCCACCAGCTACTCCAGCGACATCCCAACCTTTTATATCAATACCCTGATCCTACAAACCAAAATATGGTATCACCCAAAATAATCCATCAGATCgcactcggcggcggcaacattACCAGATATGGCCCGGCTATAGAGACTTGTCGGGTACTTCACCGCGATTGGCAACACAAGCTGTGGACAGACGAAGTAGCATCGAAATTTATATCCAGCCACTATCCTCACATTTTCCCTCATTATAGGGGGTACCGTCAGGATATCCAACGAGCAAACATCCTACGCTATGCCCTTCTCCACAAGTTTGGGGGTGTATACCTCGATCTCGACATCACATGCCTCGTGCCCCTAGACTCATCACCACTTCTCAGCCTGCCCTTGGTAACTCCTGCAGCACACCCCGCCGGTGTGAACAACGCATTTATCTCAGCGCGTCCAGGCCATCCACTCCTACGTCAGTTGCTAGACGCGGTTCCGGGCCATGACTTGCGTTGGGGTCTTCCGTATTCAGAGAACATGCATAGTACAGGCTGTGCGTTCTTCTCAATCCAGTGGATGGCATACGCGCGAGACCTTCTCGCAGGACGTCAGACCGAAGGGGTTTTCGTCCTCGCAGATGGACAGGGTGATGTGCGACCTCACCAGCTGCGAGGAAAAGTGATCACGACCCTATTTGCTCACGCCGGATCAAGTAGCTGGCATAGCTGGGATGCGGCTGCCATACTGATGCTGGGAAGGCACTGTCGGTTTTTCACGGCGCTATTTGGAATACTGATTGTTTCGGTATTCGTGCTGCTACTCCATGTCTGCGTCTCTCCGCTAAGACGATCGCGTTGGTGGAGGAGCTTGTATTGGCTTGGGCCACGAGCGGAGCGGCGAGCCGCAATTAAAGATAGCGGAATCATGGAAATAGGCTCGTTCCAGCACAGTGCGTAACGTACCATCTGACAACTGCCTCATACGTAATGCAGATTATGGAATCTACTAGTAGGACTAAGTCTCAGACTTCCAGAACGGGGCGTAGACTTGCATCTTGGTGCCAGGGATAGACAAGAGGGCTATTCAATGGAGCCCGTTCGCTTCCtcagcctcggcgagccgGCAGTCGTGACGAGCTGCGCCAACTACGAACGAGACGAAGACACCTGCCGTATGCCAATGTCATGGCTGACATTGACCTTTCGTTCGTCCCTGATGCAGTTGTCGGCATGTCCAGCGATGAATGATGGCTTCGGCAGGGTACTGTTAGTACCATGTACCTAGCCAACATGTCCAACCTGATTGATAACGGCGGGAGGGCAATCCACCGTGGGATGGGTCTCAGTGCAATGGGGTAGTACCTCCCAGGAGCCCCTCAAACTCACTCCAATGCCCGCCCGTGGAGACTCTCTGGTGCCCTGACAGCCTGGAGCACAGAGCATGTCAGTGGTGGGAGAAGGACCCCCCTCAGGCGAGGTGGGGAATCGAAACCAACCTCAGTGGCTGTCTTGATTGAACTCCAATCATGGGCTgcgggcctcggcgagcggtAATACGCAAGCCTGCACGCGGGCGGCTCCTGCCCAACGCGACACAGCGGGGCGGGCATACGGGCCTCGCTACGAATGCAATGCCACCTGTAGAGTCACGGACTCACGAATACAATGGCCCGGACAGGCAGGAGGCACCACGGTCGCGACTGCCTTCCATGCTTCCGTAAACTTCGTCCATATAGTAAAGGCGGCCGGAAAGCGAAGATTCTTCTTCCATTGTTGTCTTGTTGGCGTCCCCTCGGAACTGTTTTTCCGCCTGGTCCTAGCTGGAGCAGAGAGCAATACTACCTCACAGGCATTGCAATTACTTCCGACGGAACTCTCCTAGATCCGAGGTGGAACCCCCGCATGCCGAGGCATCGGCATTGAACATGGTTGGATGGAGGCACACACCCGGTCAACcttcagcgccgccgacagctgCAGTCACCCgctcttcggcggcgccatgcggCTGCGGATTCCCAATCGAGACGTTGCGGCCTGGCTTTCTTTTCAACGGCCCTGTCTGTCCCCTTaagctgcgctgcgctgcaatTCTCTCTCttgtcgccggccgccagctctCCGCCAGCTCCCGTACAGCTGCTCCCTCCGGCTCTTCCCCATGCCGAGCACCGTGCTGCTCGTGACGTTGCCTCGCCTAACCAGCATCTCACCGCTACCAACGTCACTGCCCGGGCCGTCGACTGTCCAGCCCTGAAGCCGCCCAACGGCCACCCATCGAGGACTATCAGCATTGGTGCACCTGAGGTACCAGACACCAAGTGCATGCAAAGCGCGGCGTCCTGAACCTCGTCCACCGTGACATATCCAACGAttcgaccgccgccgcacgcgaCACTCGAGACCATGGCTCCCGATCCCGACTCCCAAGTCCTCACGACGCTGCCCTCGGGCGAGCCCATCgactcgtcggcgccgccctcgctcccTCCGCCGAGTAGAAAGAcccccctcggcgccctACTTGGCGCCGGCCCGTCTCACGTCGACGCCTTTATCTCCCACCTCTACCGCTGTATGCAaagccgcgccggcgccgacaccgtcctcctcttcctctgctACTCGACACGCCTCACGGGCTCAATTCTTGAGACCCTGAGCCGCCCCATTCTACAGCtctcggcccgccgccttgtcgctTTGGCTTTTAAGCTGCCTCCCGCCACCACGGTCGTCCTGGCTTCGGCGAAGCCTcagccgccgctcgccgccttcgcgctccgcctcggcgggTACTTcaaagccgccgccgcccttctgAGCGAGACGCGGACCATGGGCCGCCTCTGGGGATTGTTGGGCATCTACTTTGCCGCCAAAAGGCTAGTTCTCAAGTCACGCGCCAGAAGACAGGCTGTGGGCTCGGAaaaggccgtcgaggcgcaggacGCTGGGGAGGTCCTCTTCGACACGCTCGTGGGTTACGCGCAGGTCATATCCCTCATCGCCTACCAGGCCTGCGAGAACGTGGCCTACCTGTCTAGCAAGAAGGTGCTTCCCTTTTCGCCCAAGACACAGGGGCGGCTGGGGTCCATCAGCGTGCGCTCCTGGGGCGCCTACGTCGGCATGGAGCTGGGCAGGCTCCTCGTTGAGCGGTCGCGCAAGgtcagcagcggcgccgcggccaaggaccccaagtgggcggcgtcgtggatGACCGACTTTACGCGCAACCTAGCGTGGGCGCCGCTGACGGTGCATTGGAGCATGGAGAAGGGTCCTCTGCCGGACCTGGCTgtgtcgctgctggcggcgtaCCCGTCCGTCGGTGCCATGAGAGACCTCTGGTGCGAGACAGCTTGAGGAAGAAGGTGAGGGACGGGGGCCCGAGGCCTGATTGAAGGAACGAGCGGCGTGGCGCATACAGCGCGGGAGTATCATGGCTGGGACGTCCAGGATCTACTAGACTTTTTTATTTGTTGTCGGTTCTGGCACAGGCTTGGAAAGCCTCTCAGGAGGATCGTTGGTCCACCAGACGGATGGACAGTCAGTTTTATTATAGATGGAGCTGCGCACGGGGAAATCACCGTGGGTCTCGCAGGCAGGCTGCATGTGGCGCGCGACAGGGGCCGCCGTGAGTTCATGCGACTCGCTCAGCCTGGGCCAAGCAACCCATTTGCTTGTGCGTACTTTGCACGCGTCTGTTTTTCATGTGGCGACAGTTGGGCGCTGAGTGTATTGTATACAATAGCTCGTGCGTCTGGGTCAAGTATACCATCTATCCAAATTCATCATGAGCGGCGACGATTCGAGCCGCGTTTGGTATCAAGAACCGCGACTCTCCACCTCATGGGATGCGCAAGAGCCCAAAACACCATGAGACTCCAAGTCGTCTAACGTAGTTTCCCCTTCTCGTCCGTGCCCGACGCCGGTTGAAGGGGGCTCACATGCGCAATCGCATAATCTCATTCTTCGTCCAATAGCGCCTCATATTCTCCGCGCCCAACGCGCgcacctcctcgtcgaggtgcgcCCACAGGACCTGGCCCCAGCCCTCCAtgcgggcgcgcagctgggcgaggtcgagctcctcatcgccgcgctggcagcggcgcaggTAGGTCTCGAAGTCGTGGAGGCCAgcgtggatggcggcgtgctgctcgACCATGGGGCCGGCGCGGGGGTCGAACTCGGgcatgcgggcggcgaggtggggGAAGACGTACGTCTCCTCGATGGAGTGGTGGGCAGAAAGGTgggaggcgagggagaggcCGGTGTAGAGGAGCTCGTCGGTGTCGatggctgtggtggtgggggtggAGGTGCAGGCGGACCAGAGGATGGTCCAGGACTGGCGGAAGTAGTTGTGCTGTGTGCGATTTGGGCCCATCAGTCTATCAGTAGTCTTGCGGGATGGTGCTATCGCTGGTATTCATGGGGATGCAAAGAATGAACAGAAATCAAGGGAGAAGGAAGAGGCTCGGGATGACAGAGATGAAGGAGATGTGGAGGAGAAATGAAGAGGCAGGAGAGAGCATACAAAAGAGTCCATgcgctcggcgagctggTTGTATATCCGAAAGTCGTGGTCCGACAGCGGCGCGAGGTCTTCTTCCTTTGCCTTTGCCTGTCCCTCCTCTACCGACGCCGCTGGTGTTTCTGCCGCCTTCCtctgcgcgtcggcgtcggcgtccgcTCTCGGATCCTCTGCGGCCTGGCGGCCCATGCTGGACGAAGCGTGCGACGACAATCTGCGTGAAGCTGTCGAGTGCTGTAAAGGCGTGAAGCTGAGACGCAGCGAGTGCGTTGGCGAGAGagtgcttcttcttcttcttgtggACGGTGGGAGAGATGTCAATGATGCGCCGGAACCGCCACCGTGGCTACTGCTACGAAGCGTGaggagagggcggcgtgcgcgagggagtcgtcgaggatgaggcgctggagctggagatGGGAGGCGAGGAATTAGAAGGGCTCTCGGCGGCATTGCCCTCTACTAATATTACGATCGTGGAATTCCCGCGAGGGGCGGTCACAAAGCGGACGGTTCGGGATACATACTATATATACAAAAGTATGTGACAGTCTTGTCTTTGTACAAAATTACTTACCTTAGTACGTCGATGACAGACTCTagcgctcgcgcgcg from Purpureocillium takamizusanense chromosome 3, complete sequence includes:
- a CDS encoding uncharacterized protein (COG:S~EggNog:ENOG503P4HJ), with translation MAPDPDSQVLTTLPSGEPIDSSAPPSLPPPSRKTPLGALLGAGPSHVDAFISHLYRCMQSRAGADTVLLFLCYSTRLTGSILETLSRPILQLSARRLVALAFKLPPATTVVLASAKPQPPLAAFALRLGGYFKAAAALLSETRTMGRLWGLLGIYFAAKRLVLKSRARRQAVGSEKAVEAQDAGEVLFDTLVGYAQVISLIAYQACENVAYLSSKKVLPFSPKTQGRLGSISVRSWGAYVGMELGRLLVERSRKVSSGAAAKDPKWAASWMTDFTRNLAWAPLTVHWSMEKGPLPDLAVSLLAAYPSVGAMRDLWCETA
- a CDS encoding uncharacterized protein (COG:S~EggNog:ENOG503P1SS); translated protein: MPPRALLIPRLPSPAPAPHPRRLPRARRPLLTLRSSSHGGGSGASLTSLPPSTRRRRSTLSPTHSLRLSFTPLQHSTASRRLSSHASSSMGRQAAEDPRADADADAQRKAAETPAASVEEGQAKAKEEDLAPLSDHDFRIYNQLAERMDSFHNYFRQSWTILWSACTSTPTTTAIDTDELLYTGLSLASHLSAHHSIEETYVFPHLAARMPEFDPRAGPMVEQHAAIHAGLHDFETYLRRCQRGDEELDLAQLRARMEGWGQVLWAHLDEEVRALGAENMRRYWTKNEIMRLRM